The sequence TTCAGACAAGTTCTTGACCAGCCTTTGAGGGTTTCTGGTTTCACTTGCCATTCACTATAAAATCCATCGTTAGGTTTCTTGGTCTGGGGTGCAGCTTGTCGCAACGCTTCTACCATCGCTGCTACTTGGGCATCAGTAACTAGCGGTTGTTGTTGTGCTTGAGCTAAGGATGGCAACAGTCCTAAACTGACTATAGCCGTGCTCAATAATAATTTTATAGGATTTTTGCTCATAGATTGGCAATGCTTTTAGAGACCACGGGGTTTAATACTATGTCTTTTTAGTACCACTTAGCAAGACACGATATCTTCTACTGCACTGGCACTGTTTGGTAATGCATTCGTTAAAACCTCACTACCTGATTGAGTAACTAAAACATCATCTTCAATACGTATACCACGGACATCATCAAATGCAGATAAACGTTGCCAATTCACGACATTTTGGTACTTATAGCGCAAATTTGCATCGTTGAGAATTGCGGGAACTTGATAAAAACCTGGTTCAATTGTGACCAGCATTCCTGGTTGTAGGGGACGATTTAAACGCAGATAACCCAAGCCAAAACGCTCGCTTCTTGTTCTCCCCTCTTCATACCCGGCTAAATCCCCCAAATCCTCCAGATCATGGACATCTAAACCCAACAAATGACCGATACCGTGGGGAAAAAACAAAGCATGGGCGTCAATGGCAACTAAATTTTCGGGATTTCCTTGCAAAATGCCTAAATCTACTAAACCTTCAGCAATCACCGTCGCGGCTAACAGATGAATGTCTGCATATTCCACACCAGGGCGAATTTTGGCAATGCAAGCATCATGGGCTGCCAGAACTACATCATAAATATCTCTTTGGGTAGATGAAAAATTCCCCGATACTGGCCAAGTGCGGGTGACATCAGCAGCCCAACCAGTCTCTGTTTCCGCGCCCACATCTGCAAGTATTAACTCTCCTGGTTGTAGAGGGTGGTGATAATGCTCGTTGTGTAAAACTTCCCCGTGGATGGTGACAATACTGTTGTATGCGGTGGTCATATTCTGGGCAATAATCACAGCTTCCATCGCCGCCCGCACTGCTGCTTCTAGTTGGGCGCTTGGTGTCGCCGCCATCCCGGCTTTGTGGGCGGCGACTGTGACAGCAGCGGCTCGGCGTAGCTCAGTTAATGCCGCATCATCGTGGGTGAGACGCAAAGATGCGATCGCCCTGGCTAACTGCAAATCAATTCCTTGGGGTGGATTTTGGGGTAAAATCCATCTATTCAATAGCTGTGATTGCTGTGTCCAAGTAGCTGCATCCTGAACAGCGATCGTCGCGGCATCTTTTACCCAAAACTCTAATTCTGCCAGTGGTTTAGCGGCATCAGCTCCTATTTTCTCAGCTATTTCCTCCCGTTTGGGCATTTCTCCATACCAAAGGGCGCTACTGGGTTGCGGATCGTTCATGAATAGTTGTAGTTCGCCTGCTTCTAGCCGAATTGCCGCATTGATTAATGGCAGTCCGGCAAAATAGAGAAAGTGGCTACTGGCGCGATAGGGAAAGTGATTAGCTGGGAAGTTGCGGGGGTTGGTGTTACCTGACCAGAAAATGGCGGGAAAGTCAATGAGGTGGGCTAGTTTTTGGCGGCGATTGTGGAGGGTG is a genomic window of Fortiea contorta PCC 7126 containing:
- a CDS encoding aminopeptidase P family protein, with translation MLLPSTLHNRRQKLAHLIDFPAIFWSGNTNPRNFPANHFPYRASSHFLYFAGLPLINAAIRLEAGELQLFMNDPQPSSALWYGEMPKREEIAEKIGADAAKPLAELEFWVKDAATIAVQDAATWTQQSQLLNRWILPQNPPQGIDLQLARAIASLRLTHDDAALTELRRAAAVTVAAHKAGMAATPSAQLEAAVRAAMEAVIIAQNMTTAYNSIVTIHGEVLHNEHYHHPLQPGELILADVGAETETGWAADVTRTWPVSGNFSSTQRDIYDVVLAAHDACIAKIRPGVEYADIHLLAATVIAEGLVDLGILQGNPENLVAIDAHALFFPHGIGHLLGLDVHDLEDLGDLAGYEEGRTRSERFGLGYLRLNRPLQPGMLVTIEPGFYQVPAILNDANLRYKYQNVVNWQRLSAFDDVRGIRIEDDVLVTQSGSEVLTNALPNSASAVEDIVSC